One window of Diabrotica undecimpunctata isolate CICGRU chromosome 8, icDiaUnde3, whole genome shotgun sequence genomic DNA carries:
- the LOC140449133 gene encoding uncharacterized protein: MDLLKRERGTCKSTITRILNWINNSLDIQTNTFELDHRKAHLVNTFNNYNDICNKIESIDAVDLHTENREEIEDKYFSAMSRIDGKLSQLTLSNSSSSPSHSQSQEPASNSNVRLPPISVPNFNGEYSKWLSFYQLFSSLVKDNNSITNAQKLIYLKSSLKGEPLTLIDSLEVTHENFDLAITILEKKYDNNLAIINSHINAIIDFPTLSKSNYHSLNEFVNDLKRHIDSLKILHVPIESWDYLLINIIIRKLDFATKRYYGERRDRDNTPSIVELFEILNERCNILADLTYTSDSKREKSHGKYNATSLHLNASATLPSRVYIKCNYCNDSAHKIYTCRKFSSLPHSEKYNFLKANHMCSNCLGTKHTHADCPSRTCSICSKKHHTLLHQNSYAQNTNYSGSSHSPHSENYRSNINGNHSRSNHSTQNPSYDNRTKHNSFRQPNDASPTTSQNTNSPSLSYQHKNTTHSTEPLRTNNVQPSTSNNFPDNGNDSSVALSATNKSFTYSSVLLSTVQVNLIDKSGRPLLIKAVLDSGSQKTFCSQELLSKINCKIYHRELQISGISQGSFTSNLMANINVHSPNLKSQHLNLNCAVIPKITCQLPQFHIQPNKLNIPKGFTLADKHFYQKSNIDLLIGADYYYDILQPGLVKLGHNLPTLFNTIFGWVIAGNVPNYAQSKNDVSLFVQTQNTHSSDSNLEALVSKFWETEDCPGEKILSPDDQLAESNFINHLKILENGRLQVNLPQKSPSEHLKLGESFQIAKKRFESLEKRFKNDSNLYNAYKHFIDQYISLNHGKYVPLTYHNSLDENKYFLPHHCVLKDSATTKLRVVFDGSAKTTSGYSLNQILLTGFQTQPDLFDILCRFRQFKFVFIADIEKMYRQINVNPNQTFLQNILWRDSPHEPLKCIELTSVTYGVTCSSFLATRCLKEIATLNTTKYPLGSDALLNQTYVDDILYGTNTLAELEAAYHELNSILNGHSITLHKWVSNSAEFSAKYIRSSQSNYEITSNNLNTNKVLGLSWHPLDDYFTISIPSPPAADNSFTKRNALSALAKIFDPIGLLGSFTVTGKVFIQKLWLNKLNWDDPLPETLAKEWKRFINDLTLLESLKVPRNLFKGRQISKIEIHGFADASSKAQAAVLYFRTIYADDTISCTLIASKSRLAPLKTVSIPRLELSAMLLLSRLTKKINSTFANRLHFSSINLWTDSQIALCWINSSASRWNTYIANRVTQIQDLTSNFSWRHVRSHENPADCLSRGLTATEFLNSRMWWNGPEFLLKTDLNLTTFNPNSTQVLLPDEKVSSLIISSKISTQDEFINNLFSRFSSYSKLLRTTAYIYRFSFNARNSSDKKLGILSPDELRSASISIFKAIQSLKFSKEILEIKTQGITSNKSLITLNPFLNADGLLCVGGRLKNANIPYEQKHPILLPSNSHIINLLLTHEHCRLGHAGPQTTLSNVRLNYWPLNGLRTLKKIVKNCHVCFRFRAKPMEQIMGNLPKVRITPSRPFQNVGCDFGGPFLIKSSKLRKAPMQKCYISIFVCLATKAVHIELVSSLSTDSFLLCLKRFIARRGLPSLIYSDNATNFAGSKNELKDLREFFKSPSFSNDMQNFAAQNFIEWKFIPPHSPHWGGIWEAAIKSAKYHIRRMIGNAYLVFEEFSTILSQIEAILNSRPICPLSNDPSDLQCLTPGHFLIGSSLTSYPEKTLLHLPINRLNFLQRCSQIQQSFWKRWSVEYLSQLHSRPKWSKVSQNIKINDLVLLRTDNCPPLKWPTARVLELFPGSDNHVRAVKIRTATGETVRPITKLYLLPQFD, translated from the coding sequence ATGGATCTATTGAAAAGAGAGCGTGGCACATGCAAGTCTACAATCACTAGAATTTTAAATTGGATCAATAACTCCCTTGATATTCAAACTAACACCTTTGAATTAGATCACCGAAAAGCACATTTAGTTAATACCTTTAATAATTACAATGATATTTGCAATAAAATAGAATCTATTGATGCGGTCGACTTGCATACCGAAAATAGGGAAGAAATCGAGGATAAATACTTCTCTGCTATGTCACGAATTGACGGAAAATTATCTCAATTAACGCTCAGTAACTCATCTTCTTCCCCATCACATTCTCAATCACAGGAACCCGCTAGTAATTCAAATGTAAGGTTACCACCCATTTCCGTCCCCAATTTCAATGGTGAATACAGTAAATGGCTCTCTTTTTACCAATTATTTTCTTCTCTAGTAAAGGACAACAATAGTATCACAAACGcacaaaaattaatatatttaaaatcttcTCTTAAAGGTGAACCCTTAACTTTAATTGACTCACTTGAAGTTACTCACGAAAATTTTGATCTCGCAATaactattttagaaaaaaaatatgataataatCTCGCGATAATAAATTCGCATATTAACGCTATAATAGATTTCCCTACACTTTCAAAGAGCAATTATCATTCATTAAATGAATTCGTAAATGATTTGAAAAGACATATTGACTCCTTAAAAATTCTGCATGTTCCGATCGAATCGTGGGATTATctcttaataaatattataattaggAAACTTGATTTTGCCACTAAACGGTATTATGGCGAAAGAAGGGATCGCGACAACACTCCCTCGATTGTCGaactttttgaaatattgaatgaaCGGTGCAACATTCTCGCAGACCTAACATATACCTCTGActcaaaaagagaaaaatcacacGGCAAATATAATGCTACCTCTCTCCACCTCAACGCCTCTGCTACACTCCCATCTCGCGTTTATATTAAATGTAATTACTGCAATGATTCAGCTCACAAAATATATACATGCAGAAAATTTTCCTCTCTGCCACACtctgaaaaatataactttcttaaGGCTAATCACATGTGTTCTAACTGTTTGGGTACAAAACACACCCATGCTGATTGTCCTTCACGAACTTGCTCAATCTGTTCCAAAAAACACCACACTCTACTGCATCAAAACTCCTATGCGCAAAATACCAATTATTCTGGCTCTTCCCATTCTCCGCATTCCGAAAATTATCGTTCTAACATAAATGGAAATCATTCACGATCTAACCATTCAACACAAAACCCGTCGTATGATAATAGAACTAAACATAACTCTTTTCGTCAACCAAATGATGCCAGTCCAACAACCTCACAAAACACCAATTCTCCTAGTCTCTCATATCAACATAAAAATACCACGCACTCCACGGAACCGCTTCGGACTAATAATGTCCAACCTTCTACTTCTAACAATTTTCCAGACAATGGAAACGACTCCAGCGTTGCTTTGAGTGCTACAAATAAGTCCTTTACATACTCTTCAGTTCTCTTATCCACCGTTCAAGTTAATTTGATCGACAAATCAGGAAGGCCCTTACTAATTAAGGCAGTCCTAGACTCTGGAAGCCAAAAAACGTTCTGTTCTCAAGAGTTGCTAAGTAAAATCAATTGCAAAATTTATCACAGGGAATTACAAATTTCTGGCATTTCACAAGGCTCTTTCACCTCGAACTTAATGGCAAATATTAATGTTCATTCTCCTAATTTAAAATCTCAGCATCTTAACTTGAATTGTGCAGTTATCCCAAAAATAACTTGTCAGTTACCTCAATTTCATATTCAACCCAATAAGCTCAATATACCCAAGGGTTTCACTCTTGCTGACAagcatttttatcaaaaatcaaataTTGACCTTTTGATAGGAGCAGATTATTATTATGACATTCTTCAACCAGGTCTCGTAAAGTTAGGACATAATCTCCCTACTCTTTTCAATACAATTTTTGGCTGGGTAATCGCTGGCAATGTTCCAAACTACGCTCAGTCTAAAAATGATGTCTCTCTATTCGTGCAAACTCAAAATACCCACTCTTCAGACTCAAACCTTGAAGCCCTTGTTTCTAAATTTTGGGAAACTGAAGATTGCCCCGGCGAAAAAATATTGTCCCCCGATGACCAATTAGCCGAATCAAATTTCATTAATCACCTCAAAATTCTCGAAAATGGTCGACTTCAAGTAAATCTACCTCAAAAATCTCCATCTGAGCACCTCAAGCTTGGTGAATCATTCCAAATTGCAAAAAAACGTTTCGAATCACTTGAAAAGAGATTTAAAAATGATTCCAATTTATATAATGCATAcaaacattttatagatcaatacATCTCCCTAAATCACGGTAAATATGTTCCTCTTACATACCACAACTCGCTAgatgaaaacaaatattttctacCCCATCACTGCGTTTTAAAGGATTCAGCAACCACCAAATTGCGCGTAGTGTTCGACGGAAGTGCAAAAACCACTTCTGGATACTCTTTAAACCAGATACTTCTTACCGGCTTTCAAACACAGCCAGATCTCTTTGATATCCTCTGTCGGTTTCggcaatttaaatttgttttcatcGCCGACATCGAAAAGATGTATCGGCAAATTAATGTCAATCCCAATCAGACTTTTTTACAAAACATCCTTTGGAGAGATAGCCCACACGAACCCTTAAAGTGTATTGAGCTAACGTCTGTAACCTATGGCGTAACGTGCTCCAGTTTTCTAGCCACTCGCTGTTTAAAAGAAATAGCTACTTTAAATACCACAAAATACCCCCTTGGTTCTGATGCACTGTTAAATCAGACATATGTCGATGATATTTTATACGGAACCAATACTCTAGCCGAATTAGAAGCTGCATATCATGAACTAAATTCCATCTTAAACGGTCACAGTATCACTCTTCACAAATGGGTTTCTAACTCGGCTGAATTTTCTGCCAAATATATTCGGTCATCTCAGTCTAATTATGAAATAACCTCAAACAACTTAAATACCAATAAGGTCTTAGGTCTCTCGTGGCACCCCTTAGATGACTATTTTACGATTTCAATTCCAAGTCCTCCCGCTGCTGATAATAGCTTCACAAAAAGAAACGCCCTCTCAGCACTCGCCAAAATATTTGACCCCATAGGTCTCTTGGGATCATTCACTGTCACTGGAAAGGTATTTATTCAAAAACTTTGGCTCAATAAATTAAATTGGGACGATCCACTCCCTGAAACTCTTGCTAAAGAATGGAAAAGATTTATTAACGATCTCACTCTCCTGGAGTCTCTTAAAGTACCCCGTAATCTTTTTAAAGGCAGGCAAATCTCTAAAATTGAAATACACGGATTTGCCGATGCCTCAAGTAAGGCTCAGGCCGCTGTTTTATATTTTCGCACAATTTACGCTGATGATACTATCAGTTGTACTCTAATCGCATCCAAATCTCGTCTAGCTCCCTTAAAAACGGTATCCATTCCTAGATTGGAGCTATCAGCCATGTTACTACTGTCAAGgttaactaaaaaaataaattccacctTTGCAAATCGCTTGCACTTCTCCTCCATTAATTTGTGGACAGATTCACAAATCGCGTTATGTTGGATAAACTCTTCTGCCTCGCGCTGGAACACTTATATAGCAAATAGAGTAACTCAAATTCAAGACCTAACATCAAATTTTTCTTGGAGACACGTTCGTTCTCATGAAAATCCAGCAGATTGTCTATCTCGCGGCTTGACCGCTACTGAATTTCTAAATTCCCGGATGTGGTGGAACGGCCCTGAATTTCTACTTAAAACGGACTTAAACCTAACGACATTTAACCCGAACTCTACCCAAGTATTATTACCGGACGAAAAGGTATCATCCCTTATAATCAGTTCAAAAATCTCAACGCAAGATGAATTTATCAATAATCTATTTTCAAGGTTTTCCTCTTACTCTAAATTATTACGCACCACTGCCTACATATACAGGTTCTCGTTTAATGCAAGAAACTCATCTGATAAAAAACTTGGTATTTTATCTCCGGACGAATTGCGATCCGCCTCTATATCAATATTTAAGgctatacaatccctaaaattCTCTAAAGAAATCTTGGAAATAAAAACCCAAGGAATTACATCAAATAAGTCCTTAATTACCCTGAACCCTTTTTTGAATGCAGACGGACTTCTCTGCGTCGGTGGACGCCTAAAAAACGCTAATATCCCCTATGAACAAAAACATCCAATATTGTTACCATCTAACTCTCACATTATCAATTTATTACTAACTCATGAACATTGTCGTCTAGGCCACGCCGGACCGCAAACGACATTGTCCAACGTCAGACTTAATTATTGGCCTTTAAACGGACTTCGAacactaaaaaaaattgtaaaaaattgtcaCGTATGTTTTAGATTTCGCGCTAAACCTATGGAACAAATCATGGGAAATTTACCAAAGGTTAGAATTACTCCTTCTCGCCCTTTTCAAAATGTGGGCTGCGATTTCGGTGGGCCATTTCTTATTAAATCCTCTAAGTTAAGAAAGGCTCCAATGCAAAAATGTTACATATCTATTTTCGTCTGTCTAGCCACAAAGGCCGTTCACATAGAATTAGTGTCATCACTCTCTACTGATTCATTTTTATTATGTCTAAAAAGATTCATTGCCCGAAGAGGTCTTCCCTCTCTCATATATAGTGACAACGCAACCAATTTCGCTGGTTCAAAAAATGAACTTAAGGATTTGCGCGAATTTTTTAAATCCCCTAGTTTTTCAAATGACATGCAAAATTTCGCTGCACAAAATTTCATAGAATGGAAGTTTATTCCACCTCATAGTCCCCATTGGGGAGGTATATGGGAAGCAGCAATtaaaagtgccaaatatcacattCGTCGAATGATAGGGAATGCTTATTTAGTGTTTGAAGAATTCAGTACAATTCTCTCGCAGATCGAGGCAATTTTAAACTCACGCCCTATTTGCCCCTTGTCGAATGATCCCTCTGATCTACAATGCCTTACACCCGGACACTTTCTAATAGGCAGTAGCCTTACCTCTTACCCTGAAAAAACATTACTACACTTACCAATTAATAGGCTTAACTTCCTTCAAAGATGTTCACAGATTCAACAGTCGTTTTGGAAACGATGGTCTGTTGAATATCTTAGCCAACTGCATAGTCGACCAAAGTGGTCCAAAGTAAgtcaaaatattaagataaatGATTTAGTCTTATTAAGAACTGATAACTGTCCCCCTCTAAAATGGCCTACCGCGAGAGTCCTGGAACTTTTTCCGGGGTCAGATAATCATGTCCGCGCAGTTAAAATTAGAACTGCTACGGGAGAGACTGTTCGACCAATAACTAAATTATATCTCTTACCACAATTTGATTAG
- the LOC140448056 gene encoding ubiquitin-like modifier-activating enzyme 1: MSSGSLADNSIDPPAKKRKLESKIATLEMANNEASGSSTGDIDEGLYSRQLYVLGHDAMRRMANSDVLISGLGGLGVEVAKNVILGGVKSVTLHDEALCTIQDLSSQFYLTEADIGKNRAEACCKQLSELNTYVPTKSYTGPLDEDFILKFSAVVLTTSSREEQLRISEITHEKNIALIIADTKGLFAQVFCDFGKSFTVVDVNGEPLVSAMIADISNDVESVVTCIDDTRHGMEDGDYVTFSEVQGMTELNNCEPIKIKVLGPYTFSIGDTTKFSKYTRGGIVSQVKMPKHLEFKSFKDSLENPEIPITDFSKMDFPGQLHLAFTTLHKFVEKTGRLPKPWNNEDATEFVNLAKSLAAKGDSDGEVNSDLLETFAKVSAGDLNPINATIGGIVAQEVMKACSGKFHPIFQWFYYDAIECLPQDKSEITEELAAPTGSRYDGQVAVFGKEFQNKIASLKYFIVGAGAIGCELLKNFAMMGVGTQGEVTVTDMDLIEKSNLNRQFLFRPHNVQQPKSVTAAKVIKKMNPDINVVAHENRVGPETENVYNDDFFEKLDGVANALDNVDARIYMDRRCVYYRKPLLESGTLGTKGNTQVVAPFLSESYSSSQDPPEKSIPICTLKNFPNAIEHTLQWARDMFEGLFKQNAENASLYITDPDFLDRTVKLPGVQPLEVLESVKAALVDERPKDLNDCIAWARNHWQEQYSNQIRQLLFNFPPDQLTSTGQLFWSGPKRCPEALTFDVNDPLHLDYVIAAANLKAEVYGIPTSRNREQIAEVVKQVNVPEFIPKSGVKIAVTDSQMAMNGNNVDLDRVSQIKEELPSVAELGGLRLTPLEFEKDDDTNFHMDFIVAASNLRAANYKIPPADRHKSKLIAGKIIPAIATTTSVVAGMVCLELYKLARSVTSLAPFKNNFINLALPFFSCSEPIAAQQMEYCGNKWTLWDRFDVQGEMTLSEFLEYFKEKHGLEITMLSQGVCMLYSFFMAKAKAQERFGLSMSEVVRRVSKKKIEPHVKALVFELCCNDSTGEDVEVPYVKYNLC; the protein is encoded by the exons ATGTCTAGTGGTAGTTTAGCAGACAACTCCATCGATCCTCCAGCCAAAAAGCGGAAGCTTGAATCAAAGATTGCTACCCTCGAAATGGCGAACAATGAAGCTTCAGGATCTTCTACCGGTGATATTGATGAGGGACTTTACTCGAGACAACTTTACGTTTTAGGGCACGATGCTATGCGCCGCATGGCAAATAGTGATGTTCTAATATCAGGTTTGGGTGGTTTGGGAGTAGAAGTAGCTAAAAATGTAATTCTTGGTGGTGTTAAATCTGTTACCCTTCATGATGAGGCTCTTTGCACTATTCAGGATTTGTCCTCTCAATTTTATTTAACAGAGGCGGACATTGGCAAAAACCGCGCAGAAGCTTGCTGTAAGCAGTTATCTGAACTTAACACTTATGTCCCCACAAAGTCTTATACAGGGCCCCTTGATGAAGATTTCATCTTAAAGTTCAGTGCTGTTGTCTTAACCACAAGCAGTCGTGAAGAACAATTAAGGATTAGCGAGATAACACATGAAAAAAACATTGCTTTAATTATAGCAGACACAAAAGGCCTTTTTGCACAAGTATTTTGTGATTTTGGAAAGTCATTTACTGTTGTTGATGTAAATGGAGAACCTTTAGTATCTGCAATGATAGCAGATATTTCAAATGATGTTGAAAGTGTAGTCACTTGCATTGATGATACAAGGCATGGTATGGAGGATGGAGATTATGTTACCTTCTCAGAAGTTCAGGGAATGACTGAATTAAATAACTGTGAACCAATCAAGATCAAAGTATTAGGACCATACACCTTTAGTATTGGTGATACTACCAAATTTTCTAAATACACTAGAGGTGGTATTGTAAGTCAAGTTAAAATGCCTAAACATCTGGAATTTAAATcatttaaagattctcttgaaaatccTGAAATACCGATTACTGATTTTTCAAAAATGGATTTTCCTGGGCAGCTTCATTTAGCTTTCACCACCTTACATAAATTTGTAGAGAAGACTGGAAGGCTACCTAAACCATGGAACAACGAAGATGCTACAGAATTTGTTAATTTAGCAAAATCATTAGCTGCAAAGGGTGATTCTGATGGAGAAGTTAATTCAGACCTCTTAGAAACATTTGCCAAG GTATCAGCTGGAGATTTGAATCCCATAAATGCCACCATTGGTGGTATTGTAGCCCAAGAAGTAATGAAGGCATGTTCTGGAAAATTCCATCCTATTTTCCAATGGTTCTACTATGATGCCATAGAATGCTTACCACAAGACAAATCAGAAATTACTGAAGAATTAGCTGCCCCGACTGGAAGTAGATATGATGGCCAAGTTGCTGTTTTTGGAAAAGAATTCCAAAATAAGATAG catcattgaaatattttattgttgGTGCTGGAGCTATTGGTTGTGAATTGTTAAAGAACTTTGCTATGATGGGTGTAGGAACTCAAGGAGAAGTTACAGTTACTGACATGGATTTAATTGAAAAATCTAATTTGAACAGGCAGTTCCTCTTCAGACCACATAACGTCCAACAACCAAAATCTGTCACAGCTGCAAAG gtcaTTAAAAAGATGAATCCCGATATCAATGTTGTTGCACATGAGAATCGTGTTGGACCTGAAACTGAAAATGTCTACAATGATGATTTCTTTGAAAAGTTAGATGGAGTTGCTAATGCACTCGATAATGTAGATGCTAGGATTTATATGGACAGAAGATGTGTTTACTACCGCAAGCCTCTTCTAGAGTCTGGAACTCTAGGAACTAAGGGAAACACTCAAGTGGTGGCGCCTTTCCTCTCTGAATCATATAGTTCTTCTCAAGATCCCCCAGAGAAAAGCATTCCAATCTGTACCTTAAAGAATTTCCCTAATGCTATTGAGCATACTCTACAATGGGCGAGAGATATGTTTGAAggattatttaaacaaaatgctGAAAATGCTTCGTTGTATATAACCGACCCCGATTTTCTTGATAGAACTGTTAAACTACCTGGTGTACAACCTTTGGAGGTACTGGAATCTGTAAAGGCTGCCTTAGTTGATGAGAGACCTAAAGATTTAAATGATTGCATTGCATGGGCACGTAATCATTGGCAAGAACAGTATTCCAACCAAATCAGGCAGTTGTTGTTCAACTTCCCACCTGATCAATTAACCAGTACAGGCCAGTTGTTCTGGTCTGGACCAAAAAGATGTCCAGAAGCGCTAACATTTGATGTAAATGATCCGCTACACTTGGATTATGTTATAGCAGCAGCTAATTTGAAGGCTGAAGTTTATGGTATACCAACTAGTAGAAATAGAGAACAAATTGCAGAAGTTGTTAAGCAAGTCAAT GTTCCAGAATTTATCCCTAAATCTGGCGTAAAGATAGCAGTTACCGATTCTCAAATGGCAATGAATGGTAATAATGTGGATTTGGATCGCGTTTCCCAAATTAAAGAAGAACTGCCCTCAGTAGCAGAACTAGGTGGACTACGTCTTACTCCTTTAGAATTTGAAAAGGATGATGACACCAATTTCCACATGGACTTCATAGTGGCTGCTTCAAATCTACGTGCAGCTAATTACAAAATACCACCTGCTGATAGACATAAATCAAAACTTATTGCTG gtAAGATTATTCCCGCGATAGCAACAACAACCTCAGTTGTCGCTGGAATGGTTTGCTTGGAACTCTACAAACTCGCCAGAAGTGTTACATCGTTAGCTCCATTCAAAAATAATTTCATAAACCTTGCTCTGCCTTTCTTCAGTTGCTCAGAACCAATAGCAGCCCAACAAATGGAATATTGTGGTAACAAATGGACACTCTGGGATCGCTTCGATGTTCAAGGAGAAATGACACTTAGTGAATTTTTGGAATATTTCAAAGAGAAACATGGTCTTGAAATTACGATGTTGTCCCAAGGCGTTTGTATGCTGTATTCATTCTTTATGGCAAAAGCTAAAGCCCAAGAGCGTTTTGGTCTTTCAATGTCAGAAGTCGTCAGACGGGTATCAAAGAAGAAAATTGAACCTCACGTAAAAGCATTAGTATTTGAACTGTGTTGCAACGATTCTACTGGCGAAGACGTGGAAGTTCCTTATGTTAAATACAATTTATGTTGA